The nucleotide sequence CCCTCGCTAAGATTCTCTGAGCTTGAAGCATGGTCAACCCACATTTTGCTTCGTTTTGGCTTGAATTTGTAGGTTGGCAGTGCATCAATTAGTTCTTGAGTAGCTCCTCTAGTATGACCCAAATCCTCTTGAAGGCGCAGAAGAGAAATTAAGCATGGAAAGCAGCAGCATATGGCTGCACACATGACGAAGGGAATAGCATACCCAACACAACTAAGTGCAAGGAATGCTAAGCATAGCCTAGCAAGAGGCAACAAAGTAAGGCATGAGTTGATTGAGTTCAGAAAAGCTATGAATGATAGGAAAGAAAATACCTATACATATTGGGAGCTTCCTGAGAATCTGACAAAGTGCTGTGCCCACCAAAAATCCACACATTGCCAACAACAAACCATACAGCAAAGAAACAGTCTACAGCTGTCTTGAAATGATAAGCCAATATGCTAGGCCTGTAATGTATAATCACCTCAGTTAATACATCCATATCAAATTTAGCACAAAACTAAGTACTATAAGATCTCGCATCACGCATTTCTTCAAATTTACTTATAAAGTTTTAATACTTTAGAGTAGACTAGTACAATTTTCAACAGGACCAATTCCAGTTAAATAGGACACATTACGCTCCACAATGTTGAATGCTTTTGTCAAGCACAACAAATATAGAAAGGGAACATCCTCCCCTCCAATGTAATGAGGTATCTGCAGCGAACATTGTAATATTACACCTTGAAGAGGTCAACACAACTGTTCCAAATTCCTAGGTCAAAGAAACAAGAGCATATATATCTTCTACACTTCCAGAATGACTGAGAAAAAACAAATTGCAGTAAAAATATATTGTAGAATCCATATCGTGGTACTACGCACAAATAGAAGGCTCAACTCAAGAACATAGGACTGTGGTACCTGCGTGATCCAATGGAATATCAAAAATAAACTAATTAGGATGCCCTAGAGTTGATAGTTTCAATCAATTCAACTATCAGTTTATTTGTTGCATCTTTCAGTTATTGGAAAGCATAAATATGTTTATAAGATGCAAATGGATAGCAGTTTCTTCAAAAAATGCATAGGAGTGAGACTGCATACACGAGTTCACATACAGGACTTTAGGAAATTCAAGATAGAAAAATAACATGGAACTACAAATTACCTTGGACACGAAATTGTGATACATCCAAAATGCAAAACAGTACCACTGCTACGCTGATTGCGTCCTTCTGATGATTGAGAGGAAGTCAAATTAGGATAGGCTGCGGGTGGTTGTTCAGGTTCTTGTTCCGAAGGTCTGTTTCGATGGGCACAGCGCCAACAAATAAGAGGAATGCTTGCAATGCAGCCAATTGTGTAACCAATTATCCATGCAAATAAAGGGGCATGCGGATGTTCGTCTCTTGAAAAGACAAGGACGAAAATAGCAGCTACAATCTGTACTACATATATGACCAGTTCAAACGAGATCCACAAACCAGAATTCCAAATACTTCTTCCATGACCATACATACTATCTCTTCTAGGAAAGGATAAATTTCTGGTGTTATATGCAGTGGGCGAAGTTGATGCTGAAGACTGTGGTGATGGGGTTTGTGTGCTTGTTGAAGGCCTATCATCCTGATGTGAATCATCTGAATCACTGTGCAAATCTTGATGACTGGTTGATGTTGATGCAGTTTCTCCATGTGATACATTTATAGCATGCTCATGCACATCATCACAGGTAGCATGCTCCATGAATATCTTGGATTTATTGATTTCCAGCTtagcactaataaaaaaagggAACACACATGCTCATCATGGGTAATCATATGCGTTTCACCATCCTTTCAAGTAGCTACCAATGGCTGGCATACTAGTGTATATACAGCTGAGAATAAAGTTGATTCTCAGTATAATATACTGAACATTAGTATGTGCATTATAAACTTCATTTGCTTCATGGAAGAGCCCAGCAGAAGAAGCCTAAGCTACAAATTTAGAAAACAAATGAACTTCTTATACATCCTTGCCCATATATATTACATAACTGTAACTTATTCATGCATATAGTATATCACCATGAACAATAAAAACCTGTAAAATAAATAGTAGAAGGCACTCAACATAGTTAACAAACCCAATTCTTTTAAGAACTCTCATCATATTTGATACTTCTAAAAATATATGCAAGCATACCATCGGTCTGAAAACTCTAACTTTCTAAGAACTATTATATTTAACCTTCCAGAATAGAACATCCATCCTGTTAATGTATCATGGGCATGTGCATGTAATGTACACGTCCAAGTCCCATAAACTTTACTAGTCCCCAATGGTTTCCAATCTGAGTCTTGACTAGATTTTAAGTAGCGGGACAAGGATTATTCACTTAATTTTTTACAGCCTGTTGAATAGAAGAGTTAATACCATCATTGAACAACCATGTATTTGAATAAAAGAGTTAATGCCACCACTCATGTAAGTTTTGCATGATTATTTGGCAAACAAATTAGTGCAATATTTGGGAGAACTGCAAAAGACCCTGATCCTGAACCAATGAGCGGTCTAACTGAAAATCATATTTGAAAGAATCTAATCAGTTATACAACACCACGGTTCTCCAATCATAGTAGCCTTCCTATGATTTAGTATCATGCTAACTGCTAAACCGATAGTATATCCAACGCGAAGCAACAATGATCAAACCAATAATTAACTCTAGTTCCAGCGATGGCAACTTAATCCCAGGTACACCCGTTTCTACTTCAAGTCGCAATTTGACTTTTAGCCAAAGAACCAACATCCATTATTCATCAAAGGGACATGTAATTATGTAATAGTAATCACAAAAGGCAGTGGAAAAATTATAGCCccgtaaaaataaaaacataaaaaaaaaggtttcatTCTCAGAAAAACGCTAGAAGGATTCTCCTCTGAATCTAAAGATGAACCATGAACAGAACAACAGGGGCGAAAAAAATTCTCAAAAGCTAAAGCTAACCAAGTCGCCGACACCCATTCCTGACAAAAACCACAACCAAAAATCCATCCaaacaaaaccctaaaagtTCCCAAATACCCCGTCCATTAGCAACGAACTCCCATACCAGTATACCACAAACGCACTAGCAGTTCCCaaacaacccccccccccaaaaaaaaaaaatccccaaaaaccCAAATCATCCAGCACCTCTAGCACACTACTACTAGGACTCGATTCAAGAGCTTGATAATTGaacaaggaggagagagagcagAGACGAACTCAATCACTCACTCACCGGATCGATTCGGCGCCGAGCCGACGGCCGACGGGGATTTCccctacctcctcctcctcctcctccaacccGCGGTGTGTGGGTTGGCCACGGGGGAGAGGCGAGAGACTCGAGAGGGGGAAGCGGAAGCGGAAGCAGAGCAGGTGTCCCTCTCTCGCGAAAGCGACGCGGCTCGTTTTCCTGTGGCGCTTCTCATCTCCGGTGAATGGTTGGGGTTTGGGTGTGTGTCCCCGGCTGGGTTCCCGTGGGCGCGGTCCATGGACGGGGTGGTTTACAAGTGGGTTGATGCGTGAGAGGTCGGTCCATGGGGGTAGTCTACTCAGGTGTCGGGTGAAGGGGGGGCGAGGAGCAGGTGGCCGAAGAGGTTGTCGGTCCGGGTAACTGGGCCAGGCCCGAAAAGGCCTAGTCCAGGAGAAACCGAGAAAGAGTCCAACTAAAGGAATAAGTCTActccctcaaccgtaaaaccggataggTATAACCCATCCTCTAACTCACAAAATGACTCTCTCTCAGCAGTATTAGACGGtggttttcgctgacgtggctcATTGACCTGAACAATCGGCTGAGTCagcacgtggggcccacatttAAGACACCACTTCTTTCTCACCaatctcttctctctttccttCGTTCCATCTTCCTCTCCTAGAGCTTCCAGCAGCAGCTCAGTCTGctgagagggcggcggcggcgagccagaGCTTGGGAGGGCATCAGCGGCTCCTccgttcctctctctctctctctctctctctaggccATTAGAGATGGGAGGGTGTTAT is from Oryza sativa Japonica Group chromosome 9, ASM3414082v1 and encodes:
- the LOC4346724 gene encoding E3 ubiquitin-protein ligase At1g63170, which translates into the protein MEHATCDDVHEHAINVSHGETASTSTSHQDLHSDSDDSHQDDRPSTSTQTPSPQSSASTSPTAYNTRNLSFPRRDSMYGHGRSIWNSGLWISFELVIYVVQIVAAIFVLVFSRDEHPHAPLFAWIIGYTIGCIASIPLICWRCAHRNRPSEQEPEQPPAAYPNLTSSQSSEGRNQRSSGTVLHFGCITISCPRPSILAYHFKTAVDCFFAVWFVVGNVWIFGGHSTLSDSQEAPNMYRLCLAFLALSCVGYAIPFVMCAAICCCFPCLISLLRLQEDLGHTRGATQELIDALPTYKFKPKRSKMWVDHASSSENLSEGGILGPGTKKERIVSAEDAVCCICLTKYGDDDELRELPCTHFFHVQCVDKWLKINAVCPLCKTEIGGVVRSFFGLPFGRRRVDRMAGRGIASSRFTV